In a single window of the Necator americanus strain Aroian chromosome X, whole genome shotgun sequence genome:
- a CDS encoding hypothetical protein (NECATOR_CHRX.G23457.T2) has protein sequence MRTLKLQLDYVQARNMPQSDIRKSRAVWDVAFDSDHRPVLISFKIRFHKRNREVPLQPKIDMAGLKDDECRTKFRQRVSIYVGVRTRKKLSDADSFANASRMLQGKRSRLYCRGSLPLYLRKQNPRTILYVSRAALVTSTRKRVLEGSCVVNCNKTAITSGRQERWSLRRRERTGTCGKPMLY, from the coding sequence atgaggactcttaagcttcagctcgactacgttcagGCGAGGAACAtgcctcagtcagatatccgaaaatctagagctgtttgggacgttgcgttcgactctgaccaccgtccagttcttatCAGCTTCAaaatacggttccacaagagaaaccgagaagtccctcttcaaccgaaaatcgacatggcaggtctgaaagacgatgaatgcagaacaaaattccgccaacgtgtgtctatttatgttggagtacggaccagaaagaagcttagcgatgcggattccttcgcAAATGCATCTAGGatgctgcaagggaaacgctctcggctctattgccgcggaagtttgcctttgtatctgcggaaacaaaatccacgaacaattctgtatgtgtcgcgcgcagcgctggtgacttcaaccaggaaaagagtcttagaaggaagctgcgtcgtcaactgcaacaagaccgcgataacgagtggacgtcaagagcgatggagtttgagaaggcgtgaaAGGACAGGAACctgcggaaagcctatgctctactaa
- a CDS encoding hypothetical protein (NECATOR_CHRX.G23457.T1) has product MPQSDIRKSRAVWDVAFDSDHRPVLISFKIRFHKRNREVPLQPKIDMAGLKDDECRTKFRQRVSIYVGVRTRKKLSDADSFANASRMLQGKRSRLYCRGSLPLYLRKQNPRTILYVSRAALVTSTRKRVLEGSCVVNCNKTAITSGRQERWSLRRRERTGTCGKPMLY; this is encoded by the coding sequence AtgcctcagtcagatatccgaaaatctagagctgtttgggacgttgcgttcgactctgaccaccgtccagttcttatCAGCTTCAaaatacggttccacaagagaaaccgagaagtccctcttcaaccgaaaatcgacatggcaggtctgaaagacgatgaatgcagaacaaaattccgccaacgtgtgtctatttatgttggagtacggaccagaaagaagcttagcgatgcggattccttcgcAAATGCATCTAGGatgctgcaagggaaacgctctcggctctattgccgcggaagtttgcctttgtatctgcggaaacaaaatccacgaacaattctgtatgtgtcgcgcgcagcgctggtgacttcaaccaggaaaagagtcttagaaggaagctgcgtcgtcaactgcaacaagaccgcgataacgagtggacgtcaagagcgatggagtttgagaaggcgtgaaAGGACAGGAACctgcggaaagcctatgctctactaa